In the genome of Mycobacteriales bacterium, one region contains:
- a CDS encoding ATP-binding protein: protein MRRYGRLSVVARALVQHAAVSLAALALVAAAASTVSVRLVQNEALRQAESNGEAIATRVVGPWITEDFYSGDAAAFKDLDDRVQIRMSDDTIQRIKVWSADGVILYCNDHQQIGLHFPLDPDDLTVLTNGGVDSDISDLDKSENLYDRGFGESLEVYAGISDTSGRPILVETYFTTDRLHADESGMIRRIIPVVLLSVLVLGLLLVPLAFSLARRVARYERERQAMIRLAVDASSAERRRVAGELHDGVIQDLAGVGYALTALDTQMAGLGGTFSTPRIDALRRTLRSAQRLVHDDVLALRELTGVQYAAESGAADPAVALRVIADDIRDEGTPVEMTVGELPALPASHRAALIRVGREALRNAAKHAHGSNVALDLGTAGDNVVVTVSDDGPGFEPGSALGPVDGHIGLALLTDAADSVGGRLDLRTRPGRGTTVKLTVPIPVGLAKGPRTPQGVG, encoded by the coding sequence ATGCGGCGTTACGGTCGGCTGTCGGTCGTGGCGCGGGCGCTCGTCCAGCACGCGGCGGTCAGCCTGGCCGCGCTGGCGCTGGTCGCCGCCGCCGCCTCCACCGTCTCAGTACGGCTCGTGCAGAACGAGGCGTTGCGGCAGGCCGAGAGCAACGGCGAGGCCATCGCCACCCGGGTCGTCGGCCCCTGGATCACCGAGGACTTCTACTCCGGCGACGCCGCGGCGTTCAAGGACCTCGACGACCGGGTCCAGATCCGGATGTCCGACGACACCATCCAGCGGATCAAGGTCTGGTCCGCCGACGGCGTCATCCTCTACTGCAACGACCATCAGCAGATCGGCCTGCACTTCCCGCTCGATCCCGACGACCTGACCGTGCTCACCAACGGCGGCGTCGACTCCGACATCTCCGACCTCGACAAGTCCGAGAACCTCTACGACCGCGGCTTCGGCGAGAGCCTGGAGGTCTACGCCGGGATCAGCGACACCAGCGGCCGGCCGATCCTGGTCGAGACCTACTTCACCACCGACCGGCTGCACGCCGACGAGTCCGGCATGATCCGCCGGATCATCCCGGTGGTGCTGCTGTCCGTGCTCGTGCTGGGGCTGCTGCTGGTGCCGCTGGCCTTCAGCCTGGCCCGCCGGGTGGCCCGGTACGAGCGGGAGCGGCAGGCGATGATCCGGCTCGCGGTCGATGCCTCCTCGGCCGAGCGGCGCCGGGTCGCCGGCGAGCTGCACGACGGGGTGATCCAGGACCTCGCGGGGGTGGGCTATGCCCTGACCGCCCTGGACACCCAGATGGCGGGGCTCGGCGGCACCTTCTCCACCCCGCGCATCGACGCGCTGCGCAGAACGCTGCGCTCGGCCCAGCGGCTCGTGCACGACGACGTGCTGGCGCTGCGGGAGCTGACCGGCGTTCAGTACGCGGCTGAGAGCGGCGCCGCCGACCCGGCCGTGGCGCTGCGGGTGATCGCCGACGACATCCGGGACGAGGGCACGCCGGTCGAGATGACGGTCGGCGAGCTGCCGGCGCTGCCAGCCAGCCACCGGGCCGCGCTGATCCGGGTCGGCCGGGAGGCGCTGCGCAACGCGGCCAAGCACGCGCACGGCTCGAACGTCGCGCTCGACCTCGGCACCGCCGGCGACAACGTCGTGGTGACCGTGTCCGACGACGGGCCCGGGTTCGAGCCCGGGTCCGCGCTCGGCCCGGTCGACGGGCACATCGGCCTGGCGCTGCTGACCGACGCCGCCGACAGCGTCGGCGGGCGGCTGGACCTGCGGACCCGGCCCGGGCGCGGGACCACGGTCAAGCTCACGGTCCCGATCCCGGTCGGTCTGGCCAAGGGCCCCAGGACCCCCCAGGGCGTCGGCTGA